From one Luteipulveratus mongoliensis genomic stretch:
- a CDS encoding sigma-70 family RNA polymerase sigma factor — MAHIARFEEPLEQPHDSDRMLLEAVRSGDQSAYGDLWTRHADAAHRLARAIAPSKETDDLVSESFTRVLRVIREGGGPDTAFRPYLLSTVRRVAIDTGRTYSQRIQLTDDTEDLDTTTVVTPADKAVDHEEQRVVWAAWKSLPEESQTLLWHLLVEEETPAQLAPVLGITANGVSSRAKRAKERLRQAFLSEYVAGAHDEECRDIRRLMGAHVRDGLSSRDDAVVSEHLEDCDSCGAALLAISDTNAGMRILVLPVLLGGTAVATSYLASAGTTVVAGAAAGGAAAGAAGGASGGASAGGFSFWPPPGLTSPGRVGAAGGAAVAVVAVAAAAFGLVGSGGTEPSPPKPVSRATSAAPAKPGPAPAPAPGANPPAPAPKPAPPGSKPAPPAAQPSPATPPPVVVVTSSPPTPSPDSPAPTSASTPPSSSSTPPPSTPTKPRPTQSPTTRPTATPSSTTVPTSPPTTRPTTPPPPTHAPPEPVTMTFTFTPRTILPTYARLEATAGWQLVSLRGHDRIQRIPGPAETFEGYLPPGTSTLTVRSARIPDKGLLNARFTLTPLSLFPLPGSRTYPLTP; from the coding sequence ATGGCTCACATTGCTCGCTTCGAGGAGCCATTGGAGCAACCCCACGACAGCGATCGCATGCTGCTGGAGGCCGTACGATCCGGCGACCAGTCGGCGTACGGCGACCTCTGGACCCGGCACGCGGACGCCGCACACCGGCTCGCTCGCGCCATCGCGCCGTCCAAGGAGACCGACGACCTGGTGAGCGAGAGCTTCACCCGGGTGCTGCGCGTGATCCGGGAGGGTGGCGGACCCGACACGGCGTTCCGGCCCTACCTGCTCAGCACGGTGCGGCGCGTGGCGATCGACACAGGCCGCACCTACAGCCAGCGCATCCAGCTGACCGACGACACCGAAGACCTCGACACGACCACGGTGGTCACGCCCGCCGACAAGGCCGTCGACCACGAGGAGCAGCGAGTCGTCTGGGCGGCCTGGAAGTCCCTCCCCGAAGAGTCTCAGACGCTGCTGTGGCACCTGCTGGTCGAGGAGGAGACGCCTGCGCAGCTCGCGCCGGTCCTCGGCATCACGGCCAACGGAGTGTCCTCACGAGCCAAGCGCGCCAAGGAGCGGCTGCGTCAGGCGTTCCTCAGCGAATACGTCGCCGGTGCGCACGACGAGGAGTGCCGCGACATCCGGCGGCTGATGGGTGCCCACGTCCGCGACGGGCTGTCCAGCCGCGACGACGCCGTGGTGAGCGAGCACCTCGAGGACTGCGACTCCTGCGGCGCTGCCCTGCTGGCGATCAGCGACACCAACGCAGGCATGCGCATCCTCGTGCTGCCGGTGCTGCTCGGTGGCACCGCGGTGGCGACGAGCTATCTCGCGTCGGCCGGTACGACTGTGGTTGCCGGTGCGGCGGCTGGCGGCGCTGCCGCCGGTGCTGCTGGCGGCGCGTCTGGTGGCGCCTCCGCGGGAGGCTTCTCGTTCTGGCCCCCGCCGGGCCTCACCAGCCCGGGACGCGTCGGCGCCGCTGGTGGTGCGGCTGTTGCGGTGGTCGCCGTCGCCGCAGCAGCCTTCGGGCTCGTCGGCTCCGGAGGCACCGAACCAAGCCCGCCCAAGCCCGTGTCGCGAGCCACGAGTGCCGCCCCGGCCAAGCCCGGCCCCGCGCCAGCACCGGCGCCTGGCGCCAACCCCCCGGCGCCGGCGCCCAAGCCCGCTCCGCCTGGGAGCAAGCCGGCGCCCCCAGCCGCGCAGCCATCGCCGGCCACCCCGCCGCCCGTGGTTGTCGTGACCAGCAGCCCGCCCACGCCGAGCCCGGACTCGCCCGCGCCGACGTCGGCCAGTACGCCGCCGTCGAGCAGCTCAACGCCGCCGCCGAGTACTCCCACGAAGCCACGGCCGACCCAGTCGCCGACAACGCGGCCCACGGCCACTCCGAGCTCGACGACCGTCCCGACGTCACCTCCGACCACGCGCCCGACGACGCCTCCGCCCCCCACGCACGCTCCGCCCGAGCCGGTGACGATGACGTTCACGTTCACACCGCGGACGATTCTGCCGACCTACGCGCGCCTCGAAGCAACGGCTGGCTGGCAGCTCGTGTCGTTGCGCGGCCACGATCGCATCCAGCGGATCCCCGGACCGGCCGAGACGTTCGAGGGCTATCTGCCGCCGGGCACCTCAACGCTGACCGTGCGCAGTGCGCGCATCCCCGACAAGGGGCTGCTGAACGCGAGGTTCACCCTCACCCCGCTCAGCCTCTTCCCGTTGCCGGGGAGCCGCACCTACCCGCTGACGCCCTGA
- a CDS encoding DUF4333 domain-containing protein yields the protein MSTARRSIAAAAAGTVLIFGLAGCSKEVDNGKVEKELKRVLQERAPDHKYGKVECHDDLKAEVGAKSDCDIQVDGAKIKYDAKVTKVDGDNVSYSFLPNGKG from the coding sequence ATGTCCACTGCACGTCGTTCGATTGCTGCTGCCGCAGCTGGCACAGTTCTCATCTTCGGTCTCGCCGGTTGTTCCAAAGAGGTCGACAACGGCAAGGTCGAGAAGGAGCTGAAGCGCGTCCTGCAGGAGCGCGCTCCCGACCACAAGTACGGCAAGGTCGAGTGCCACGACGATCTCAAGGCCGAGGTCGGCGCCAAGTCCGACTGTGACATCCAGGTTGACGGCGCGAAGATCAAGTACGACGCCAAGGTCACCAAGGTGGACGGCGACAACGTCAGCTACAGCTTCCTGCCCAACGGCAAGGGCTGA
- a CDS encoding response regulator transcription factor, protein MNEDGSIGVFLVDDQALVRAGFRMVLDAEPGMTVLGEASDGQEAVESLGLQRADVVLMDVRMPRLDGVEATRQICARPDAPAVLVLTTFDLDEYAFAALKAGAAGFLLKDAGPSDLLAAIRTVHAGDAVVAPSTTRRLIDRFSEHLPDGEAPTPDDRLGLLTDREREVLVAVGQGLTNTEIASALFVAEATVKTHIGRILAKLGLRDRVQMVVLAYETGLVRVTGT, encoded by the coding sequence TGAACGAGGACGGGTCCATCGGGGTCTTCCTGGTCGATGACCAGGCGTTGGTGCGGGCCGGCTTCCGCATGGTGCTGGACGCTGAGCCGGGAATGACCGTGCTCGGTGAGGCGTCCGACGGGCAGGAGGCCGTGGAGAGCCTCGGCCTGCAGCGGGCTGATGTCGTGCTGATGGACGTACGCATGCCTCGCCTCGACGGCGTCGAAGCCACTCGGCAGATCTGTGCGCGCCCGGATGCGCCCGCGGTCCTGGTGCTGACGACGTTCGATCTCGATGAGTACGCCTTCGCCGCGCTCAAGGCGGGCGCCGCCGGGTTCCTGCTCAAGGACGCCGGGCCGTCGGATCTGCTGGCCGCTATTCGGACCGTGCATGCGGGCGACGCGGTGGTGGCGCCCTCGACGACACGGCGACTGATCGACCGGTTCTCCGAGCACCTGCCCGATGGCGAGGCGCCGACACCTGATGACCGGCTCGGCCTGCTCACGGATCGCGAGCGTGAAGTTCTTGTCGCCGTTGGTCAGGGCCTGACCAATACGGAGATCGCGTCCGCGCTTTTTGTTGCGGAGGCCACAGTCAAGACTCACATCGGCCGCATTCTGGCCAAGCTCGGTTTGCGCGACCGGGTGCAGATGGTGGTCCTCGCGTACGAGACGGGCCTGGTCCGCGTCACCGGCACCTAG
- a CDS encoding alpha-ketoacid dehydrogenase subunit beta, translating into MSTVTMGNALNQALHDAIAEDENVLMFGEDVGTLGGVFRITDGLTEEFGEERCFDTPLAEAGIVGFAIGMCLTGFRPVVEMQFDAFAYPAFEQINSHLAKMRNRTGGKVTLPMVIRIPYAGGIGGVEHHCDSSEGYYAHTPGLKVVTPSTPADAYSLLREAIADPDPVIFMEPKVLYWSKADLELPVQEPPFGRAAVRRKGTDVTIVTYGPSVPTALKAAEAAREEGWDVEVIDLRTIVPFDDETVVESVRRTGRCVVVSESQGFAGVAGEVAARVSERCFHSLEAPVARVTGLDIPYPAPKLEHTYLPGVERILDAIGRLQWDDVPDLTHAGASA; encoded by the coding sequence ATGAGCACGGTCACGATGGGGAATGCGCTTAACCAGGCGCTGCACGACGCGATCGCCGAGGACGAGAACGTGCTGATGTTCGGTGAGGACGTCGGCACCCTGGGTGGCGTCTTCCGGATCACCGATGGGCTGACCGAGGAGTTCGGCGAGGAGCGCTGCTTCGACACCCCGCTCGCCGAGGCCGGCATCGTTGGTTTCGCAATCGGTATGTGCCTCACCGGTTTTCGGCCGGTCGTCGAGATGCAGTTCGACGCTTTCGCCTACCCGGCGTTCGAGCAGATCAACTCGCACCTGGCCAAGATGCGCAACCGCACGGGCGGCAAGGTCACCCTCCCGATGGTCATCCGCATCCCGTACGCCGGCGGCATCGGCGGGGTCGAGCACCACTGTGACTCCAGCGAGGGCTACTACGCTCACACGCCCGGACTCAAGGTCGTGACGCCCTCGACGCCGGCGGACGCGTACAGCCTGCTGCGTGAGGCCATCGCGGACCCGGACCCCGTGATCTTCATGGAACCCAAGGTTCTCTACTGGTCCAAGGCTGACCTCGAGCTGCCCGTCCAGGAGCCGCCGTTCGGCCGAGCAGCGGTGCGCCGCAAGGGAACTGACGTCACGATCGTCACCTATGGCCCGTCCGTGCCGACCGCACTCAAGGCGGCGGAGGCGGCCCGCGAGGAAGGCTGGGACGTCGAGGTCATCGACCTGCGCACCATCGTCCCGTTCGATGACGAGACCGTGGTCGAGTCCGTACGCCGGACCGGGCGCTGCGTGGTCGTGTCCGAGTCGCAGGGGTTTGCCGGCGTCGCCGGCGAGGTGGCCGCGCGGGTGTCGGAGCGTTGCTTCCACTCGTTGGAGGCACCCGTCGCCCGCGTCACCGGGCTCGACATCCCTTATCCCGCACCGAAGCTCGAGCACACCTACCTCCCGGGCGTCGAGCGCATCCTCGACGCGATCGGTCGGCTGCAGTGGGACGACGTGCCGGACCTCACCCATGCAGGAGCGTCGGCATGA
- a CDS encoding dihydrolipoamide acetyltransferase family protein — translation MSVFNLPDLGEGLTEAEIVEWLVEDGDEVVVDQTVVVVETAKATVDVPCPYAGRVATRHGAVGDVVPVGSPLITVGDSAEAATVLSGARQYREEERAGATVPAESNGATADEGSGAVLIGYGTGATPSTRRRRVVRPAATRTNSPAKADDPRHAAPAPSRERQGVVRVISPIVRKLAQDNGIDLLSLPAARAGDVVRRADVEAAVGGMTERAAATGDERIPLTGIRRTVADRVTTSRREIPDATTWVDVDATGLVEAKAALGLERIAVLAIMARICVAGLVKFPELNASVDVEAQEIVRHGAVHLGIAAQSPRGLVVPVVRDAQNLTTRELASRLRELVDQAKAGTIAPQDLTGSTFTLNNYGVFGVDGSTPIINHPEAGMLGVGRIIDRPWVVDGELAVRKVTQLGLSFDHRVCDGGVAGGFLRFVADAVERPVVLLADL, via the coding sequence ATGAGCGTCTTCAATCTGCCTGACCTCGGCGAGGGCCTGACCGAGGCCGAGATCGTCGAGTGGCTGGTCGAGGACGGCGACGAGGTCGTAGTCGACCAGACGGTGGTCGTTGTCGAGACCGCCAAGGCGACCGTCGACGTACCGTGCCCGTACGCCGGTCGTGTGGCCACCCGCCACGGCGCGGTTGGGGACGTGGTCCCGGTGGGGTCACCGCTGATCACGGTCGGCGACTCCGCAGAAGCAGCAACGGTTCTCTCGGGCGCACGGCAGTATCGCGAAGAAGAACGCGCGGGTGCCACGGTGCCCGCCGAGAGCAACGGAGCGACAGCTGATGAGGGCTCCGGAGCCGTCCTCATCGGCTACGGCACCGGCGCCACTCCCAGCACTCGTCGCCGCCGGGTTGTCCGGCCGGCGGCGACGAGGACCAACTCCCCCGCGAAGGCCGACGATCCGCGCCATGCCGCGCCGGCGCCTTCTCGGGAGAGGCAGGGTGTCGTACGCGTGATCTCACCGATCGTGCGAAAGCTGGCCCAGGACAACGGGATCGACCTGTTGAGCCTGCCTGCAGCGCGAGCCGGCGACGTCGTACGACGGGCCGATGTCGAGGCAGCGGTCGGTGGTATGACGGAGCGAGCGGCGGCGACCGGCGACGAGCGGATTCCGCTCACCGGGATCCGTCGCACGGTCGCGGACCGGGTCACCACCAGTCGACGCGAGATTCCGGACGCCACTACGTGGGTCGACGTCGACGCCACCGGTCTCGTCGAGGCCAAGGCCGCGCTCGGGCTCGAGCGGATCGCCGTCCTCGCGATCATGGCGCGCATCTGTGTCGCTGGGCTCGTGAAGTTCCCCGAGCTGAACGCGTCCGTCGACGTCGAGGCGCAGGAGATCGTCCGACACGGCGCGGTCCACCTCGGGATCGCGGCGCAGTCGCCGCGCGGTCTCGTCGTCCCCGTCGTCCGCGACGCCCAGAACCTCACGACCCGCGAGCTGGCCTCTCGGCTGCGCGAACTCGTCGACCAGGCGAAGGCCGGCACCATCGCGCCGCAGGACCTCACCGGCAGCACGTTCACGCTCAACAACTACGGGGTGTTCGGGGTCGATGGTTCGACACCGATCATCAACCACCCCGAGGCCGGAATGCTCGGCGTGGGCCGGATCATCGACCGCCCCTGGGTCGTCGACGGCGAGCTGGCCGTACGCAAGGTGACGCAGCTCGGGCTGAGCTTCGATCACCGGGTCTGCGACGGTGGCGTGGCAGGCGGCTTCCTGCGCTTTGTCGCAGATGCCGTAGAACGGCCCGTCGTGTTGCTCGCAGACCTGTAA
- a CDS encoding ankyrin repeat domain-containing protein, translating to MSTDALDPRLVEIAHACFDFARLGDVERLAAYLDRGVPVDLTDASGNTLLMLAAYHGQTAAVTVLLERGADVNRLNDRGQSPLAGAVFKGEDTIVFLLMDAGADAEVGSPSAKQTAEMFGRGDLTTR from the coding sequence ATGAGCACGGACGCCCTCGACCCACGTCTGGTCGAGATCGCCCATGCCTGCTTCGACTTCGCGCGGCTGGGTGACGTCGAGCGGCTGGCGGCCTACCTCGACCGGGGCGTGCCCGTCGATCTGACCGACGCCTCCGGCAACACGCTGCTGATGCTCGCGGCCTATCACGGGCAGACGGCGGCTGTGACGGTGCTGCTCGAGCGCGGTGCTGACGTCAACCGCCTCAACGACCGCGGCCAGTCACCGTTGGCCGGCGCGGTGTTCAAGGGTGAGGACACGATCGTGTTCCTGCTGATGGATGCCGGCGCCGATGCAGAGGTCGGCTCGCCGTCGGCCAAGCAGACCGCCGAGATGTTCGGCCGCGGCGACCTCACCACCCGCTGA
- the pdhA gene encoding pyruvate dehydrogenase (acetyl-transferring) E1 component subunit alpha: METTLAPGGVATDLLPSPQPVQLLDPDGVLVEQAAGNHQYTAPSAERLLELWRGMVIGRRLDVQSTALTKQGRLAVYPSSRGQEACQVGAVQAITGRDWMFPTYRESVALFTRGIDPVEALTLLRGDAHCGYDPMAHKTAPQCTPLSTQLLHAAGAAYGEKRRGSDAVALAFIGDGATSEGDFHEALNFAAVFSAPVIFFVQNNKYAISVPLAKQSKAPALAYKGIGYGVRSEQIDGNDPAAVLAVMDAAVEHARSGHGPFLIEAHTYRMDAHTNADDASRYRTADEVSAWLAKDPLARLQTWLTINGHLDEAAIRDAEQEGEERASDLRDRMNAEPQVDPNSLFDNVFAEPTPQQREQQAMVRAELEADASYAEEESR, translated from the coding sequence ATGGAGACCACACTCGCGCCTGGAGGTGTGGCGACCGACTTGCTGCCCTCCCCCCAGCCCGTGCAGCTGCTCGACCCGGACGGGGTTCTTGTCGAGCAGGCCGCGGGCAATCACCAGTACACCGCGCCCAGCGCCGAGCGACTGCTGGAGCTGTGGCGCGGAATGGTCATCGGCCGCCGGCTCGACGTGCAGTCGACCGCGCTGACCAAGCAGGGTCGCCTCGCGGTCTACCCGAGCTCGCGCGGCCAGGAGGCCTGCCAGGTCGGCGCCGTGCAGGCGATCACCGGGCGCGACTGGATGTTCCCGACCTATCGCGAGTCGGTCGCGCTGTTCACCCGCGGCATCGACCCGGTCGAGGCGCTGACGCTGCTGCGCGGCGACGCCCACTGCGGCTACGACCCGATGGCGCACAAGACGGCTCCGCAGTGCACTCCCCTGTCGACGCAGCTGCTGCACGCGGCCGGCGCGGCCTACGGCGAGAAGCGACGCGGGTCGGACGCGGTGGCGCTGGCCTTCATCGGCGACGGCGCGACGAGTGAGGGCGACTTCCACGAGGCCCTCAACTTCGCGGCGGTCTTCAGCGCTCCCGTGATCTTCTTCGTGCAGAACAACAAGTACGCGATCTCCGTCCCCCTGGCGAAGCAGTCGAAGGCTCCGGCGTTGGCGTACAAGGGAATTGGGTACGGCGTCCGGTCCGAGCAGATCGACGGCAACGACCCGGCCGCGGTGCTGGCCGTGATGGATGCGGCCGTCGAGCACGCCCGCTCCGGGCACGGGCCGTTCCTGATCGAGGCCCACACCTACCGGATGGACGCGCACACCAACGCCGACGACGCGTCGCGCTACCGCACCGCCGACGAGGTCTCGGCATGGCTGGCGAAGGACCCGCTGGCCCGGCTCCAGACCTGGCTCACCATCAACGGTCACCTCGACGAAGCCGCCATCCGCGATGCCGAGCAGGAGGGCGAGGAACGCGCTTCCGACCTTCGCGACCGGATGAACGCCGAGCCCCAGGTCGACCCGAACTCGTTGTTCGACAACGTGTTTGCCGAGCCGACACCGCAGCAGCGCGAGCAGCAGGCAATGGTGCGAGCGGAGCTCGAGGCCGACGCGTCATACGCCGAGGAGGAGTCACGATGA
- a CDS encoding Lrp/AsnC family transcriptional regulator, with product MDDADRRMLRELVTDARLSVRTLAERLHISRANAYARLDRLQSSGVITGFTARFAPERAGLATTAYVSVNIEQNTWRTVSAELAELPYVESIALLASEFDVLVLVHAPDNATLRSLVLERVQAIPGVLATRTWLAFEEIRGKGPFAQ from the coding sequence CTGGACGACGCGGACCGCCGGATGCTTCGCGAGCTGGTGACCGACGCTCGCCTGTCCGTACGCACGCTGGCCGAGCGTCTCCACATCAGCCGAGCGAACGCGTACGCCCGCCTTGATCGCCTGCAGAGCAGCGGCGTCATCACCGGCTTCACGGCGCGCTTCGCCCCCGAGCGCGCAGGGCTGGCGACGACGGCGTACGTCTCGGTCAACATCGAGCAGAACACCTGGCGCACGGTGTCCGCAGAGCTGGCCGAGCTGCCGTATGTCGAGTCGATTGCGCTGCTGGCCTCGGAGTTCGACGTCCTCGTGCTGGTGCACGCGCCCGACAACGCCACCTTGCGGTCGCTGGTTCTGGAGCGGGTCCAGGCGATCCCGGGGGTGCTCGCGACGCGGACCTGGCTGGCCTTCGAGGAGATCCGTGGCAAGGGACCGTTCGCGCAGTGA
- a CDS encoding polysaccharide deacetylase family protein: MRARGWAVVSAAIAVTTVTTAGAWQVGSADASRAKVTVVGSGTATATSAKGGDADRPHGADRPSPRVTPDRPVPVPTSPPAMDDRIPAAGRTIYLTFDDGPDPRWTPQVLRLLKQYGAHATFFEVGVHATEHPSLVRQVRQAGHRIGNHSWDHSDLTKLGPTALSSQLDRTATALGQPLRCVRPPYGAVNKTVTNAIHSRHQHVALWDVDTRDWSKPGANAIAQQAISGAHPGAVILMHDGGGDRSQSIAALATVLRNLHSRGYQLKSLPTC; encoded by the coding sequence ATGCGTGCTCGGGGGTGGGCTGTCGTGTCGGCGGCCATTGCAGTGACGACGGTGACGACGGCAGGTGCTTGGCAGGTGGGGAGCGCTGACGCTTCGCGGGCGAAGGTGACGGTGGTCGGCTCGGGGACGGCCACCGCCACGTCGGCCAAGGGCGGTGACGCCGACCGGCCACACGGCGCCGATCGTCCATCGCCGCGAGTCACTCCGGATCGGCCCGTGCCGGTGCCCACCTCACCGCCGGCGATGGACGACCGCATCCCAGCCGCCGGCCGGACGATCTATCTCACGTTCGATGACGGCCCGGACCCGCGCTGGACACCTCAGGTGCTGCGGCTGCTGAAGCAGTACGGCGCCCACGCGACGTTCTTCGAGGTCGGCGTGCACGCCACGGAGCACCCGTCGCTGGTGCGTCAGGTCCGTCAGGCCGGTCACCGCATCGGCAACCACAGCTGGGACCACTCGGATCTCACCAAGCTCGGACCGACGGCCCTGTCCAGCCAGCTGGACCGCACCGCGACTGCGCTCGGTCAGCCGCTTCGGTGCGTACGGCCGCCCTACGGCGCGGTCAACAAGACGGTCACCAACGCCATCCACTCGCGCCACCAGCACGTGGCGCTGTGGGATGTCGACACCCGCGACTGGAGCAAGCCAGGCGCGAATGCCATTGCACAGCAAGCGATCTCGGGTGCACACCCGGGCGCCGTGATCCTGATGCACGACGGTGGCGGTGACCGCTCGCAGAGCATCGCCGCGCTGGCCACGGTGCTGCGCAACCTGCACTCACGCGGCTACCAGCTCAAGTCACTGCCGACCTGCTGA
- a CDS encoding DUF4235 domain-containing protein: MGNALWKVLAIGSGLVASRAAKAATQSTWKFASGGKTPPTNAAHPDVPWREAAVFAVVSGSIMALARTAANKQAAKFYTKTTGHLPESLQATSKAS, encoded by the coding sequence ATGGGTAACGCGTTGTGGAAGGTGCTCGCGATCGGGTCCGGACTGGTGGCCAGCCGTGCCGCCAAGGCCGCGACGCAGAGCACCTGGAAGTTCGCGTCCGGTGGCAAGACGCCCCCGACCAATGCGGCGCACCCGGACGTCCCGTGGCGCGAGGCGGCCGTGTTCGCGGTCGTGTCCGGCTCGATCATGGCGTTGGCTCGCACGGCCGCCAACAAGCAGGCCGCGAAGTTCTACACCAAGACCACCGGGCACCTGCCCGAGTCGCTGCAGGCCACGAGCAAGGCCTCCTGA